The following proteins come from a genomic window of Pirellula staleyi DSM 6068:
- a CDS encoding M14 family metallopeptidase: protein MKFVSCLLATIVLLTSIAAATAADPKGYITAGAPSNPKVKAIWNKYHDYAESTRMMRDLAAAYPEFAKLESAGKTVGDREMWVLTVTNFAKGDASSRPGMWIDGAIHANEIQATEVVLYTAWYLLESRASNEVIEKLLDERVFFLMPMMSPDSRDAHFYEPNTTHSPRTGQRPKDDDGDGRVDEDGPDDLDGDGSITLMRVRDPRGNLKSDPEIPGRMIPVKPGEKGEFRIIGQEGLDDDGDGEVNEDGDGFYDPNRDWAWNWQPNHIQNGAHRYPYSILENRHIAEFITKYPNIVGGQSYHNAGGMILRGPGAKTDNFEPADIRIYDQLAERGGKVLPGYRYINIANDLYEVYGGEIDWLHQVRGLFVFSNELFTPFNFFRTTGHEGFFGSSETQHLFDKYLLLSEGFSPWKEIDHPQFGKVEVGGMRKNWLRQPPSFLLEEECHRNMAFTLYHADELPLVSITEVAMVDLGGGVKQITAVIENPKICPTHSAIDVRRKITRPDLVSLVGDKLEVHSALIADEPLFTSPREQERKPAEVKLDRIDGRGGVYVRWIISGGENLEVKVSSVKGGSDSKKVNP, encoded by the coding sequence ATGAAGTTTGTTTCCTGCCTGCTGGCCACGATCGTACTGCTGACCAGCATCGCTGCTGCGACAGCCGCGGATCCTAAGGGCTATATCACCGCCGGCGCACCGTCGAATCCCAAAGTAAAAGCGATCTGGAACAAGTATCACGACTATGCCGAATCGACGCGCATGATGCGCGATCTCGCTGCTGCTTATCCCGAGTTTGCGAAACTCGAAAGCGCTGGGAAAACGGTGGGCGATCGCGAGATGTGGGTCCTTACCGTTACGAACTTCGCCAAGGGGGATGCCAGCTCGCGTCCTGGCATGTGGATCGACGGCGCGATTCACGCCAACGAGATCCAGGCGACTGAAGTGGTGCTCTACACTGCGTGGTATCTCCTCGAGAGCCGCGCGTCGAACGAAGTCATTGAGAAGTTGCTCGACGAGCGGGTCTTCTTCCTCATGCCGATGATGAGCCCCGACAGCCGCGATGCCCATTTCTATGAGCCAAACACAACGCACTCGCCACGCACCGGACAGCGTCCCAAGGACGATGATGGCGATGGTCGCGTCGATGAAGATGGACCCGATGATCTCGATGGCGATGGGAGCATCACGCTCATGCGTGTTCGCGATCCACGAGGCAATCTAAAATCCGATCCAGAAATTCCAGGGCGTATGATCCCTGTAAAACCAGGGGAAAAAGGAGAGTTTCGCATCATTGGCCAGGAAGGCCTGGACGATGATGGCGATGGCGAGGTGAACGAAGATGGCGATGGTTTCTACGATCCGAATCGCGATTGGGCGTGGAACTGGCAGCCCAACCACATTCAAAATGGCGCGCATCGCTATCCCTATTCGATTCTCGAAAATCGTCACATCGCTGAGTTCATCACCAAGTACCCGAACATCGTTGGTGGACAGAGCTATCACAACGCGGGTGGCATGATTTTGCGTGGACCCGGCGCCAAAACCGATAACTTCGAGCCTGCCGACATACGGATCTACGATCAGTTGGCCGAACGTGGTGGCAAGGTCCTACCAGGCTATCGCTACATCAACATCGCCAACGATCTCTACGAGGTCTATGGAGGCGAGATCGATTGGCTCCATCAAGTGCGTGGTCTGTTTGTCTTCAGCAACGAGCTCTTTACTCCGTTCAACTTTTTCCGAACGACGGGTCATGAAGGATTTTTCGGCTCGAGCGAAACGCAGCATTTGTTCGACAAGTATCTGCTCCTTTCTGAAGGCTTTTCACCTTGGAAAGAGATCGATCATCCGCAGTTCGGCAAGGTCGAAGTGGGGGGCATGCGTAAGAACTGGTTGCGTCAGCCTCCGAGCTTTTTGCTTGAAGAGGAGTGTCATCGCAACATGGCTTTCACGCTCTATCACGCCGATGAACTTCCGCTCGTGAGCATTACCGAGGTCGCGATGGTTGATCTCGGTGGGGGCGTGAAACAGATTACCGCAGTGATCGAGAACCCGAAGATATGCCCGACTCATTCGGCCATTGATGTGCGCCGCAAGATCACGCGCCCCGATCTGGTTTCGCTGGTCGGTGACAAGCTCGAGGTTCATTCGGCTTTGATTGCCGACGAACCACTTTTCACTAGCCCGCGCGAGCAAGAGCGAAAGCCAGCTGAAGTCAAACTCGACCGCATTGACGGTCGTGGGGGCGTTTATGTTCGCTGGATCATCTCAGGGGGGGAGAATCTCGAAGTGAAGGTTTCGAGCGTTAAGGGGGGAAGTGACTCGAAGAAAGTGAATCCCTAA
- a CDS encoding NTP transferase domain-containing protein, which translates to MARALAVIPACGESRRMQRPKLLLPWKTSTVIAAVVRSWLSTPIDRLLIVCRASDAPLLEHLEELRASHGQRLEIIRLDPPPREMKASIAAAIHHLTREVASCDPQDVPADYLAIAPGDLPRLPAEVISRLLEQIPTDAVVQPSIAGRLRHPVLLPWSVARQILKLDASETLATLVQRASCKAVPCDDLASPRDFADLDTPEEYQQLLDD; encoded by the coding sequence ATGGCGCGCGCTCTGGCTGTGATTCCCGCTTGTGGCGAAAGTCGCCGCATGCAGCGTCCCAAGCTGCTCTTGCCCTGGAAAACATCCACCGTCATTGCCGCTGTCGTTCGCTCGTGGCTCTCGACACCGATCGACCGGCTCCTGATCGTCTGCCGCGCGAGCGACGCACCTTTGCTTGAGCATCTCGAGGAACTGCGCGCGAGCCACGGCCAGCGGCTCGAGATCATTCGGCTCGATCCGCCGCCGCGCGAAATGAAAGCATCGATTGCAGCAGCGATTCACCATCTAACGCGGGAAGTTGCCAGCTGTGACCCGCAAGACGTTCCCGCTGACTACCTAGCGATTGCGCCGGGTGATCTGCCACGACTTCCGGCGGAGGTGATTTCGCGGTTGCTCGAGCAGATTCCCACCGACGCTGTTGTGCAGCCCTCAATCGCCGGGCGTTTGCGACATCCGGTCCTACTCCCTTGGTCGGTCGCGCGACAAATTCTGAAGCTCGACGCGTCCGAAACCCTCGCCACGCTGGTTCAGCGCGCCTCTTGCAAGGCGGTGCCATGCGACGACCTTGCCTCCCCGCGCGACTTCGCCGATCTCGACACGCCCGAGGAGTACCAGCAGCTGCTCGACGATTAA
- a CDS encoding ABC transporter ATP-binding protein, whose amino-acid sequence MIELIDFGKDYGEFRAVECLNLKIEAGEMFGFIGPNGAGKSTSIRFLATLLKATRGEGTVNGHSVTRDPMAVRQSVGYMPDNFGVYDGMKVWEFLDFFAVAYRIGKTKRKQVIADVLELLDLAHKRDDFVNGLSRGMKQRLCLAKTLVHDPPVLILDEPSSGLDPRARIEVKALLKELRRMGKTILISSHILSELADCCTSIGIIERGQLLMHGPIEDVYRRIRGNRSIEVRFTSGMDVGLSVIRSFPATRNVVADVNHCLVELDTDDAGVSQLLQQLVANKCGIRNFAEKDPSLEDVFMMVTKGLVT is encoded by the coding sequence ATGATTGAACTGATCGACTTCGGCAAAGACTACGGCGAATTCCGCGCGGTCGAATGCCTGAATCTCAAAATCGAAGCTGGGGAGATGTTCGGTTTCATCGGCCCCAACGGAGCTGGAAAAAGTACCAGCATTCGATTTCTCGCCACCCTGCTGAAAGCAACGCGCGGCGAAGGGACCGTGAATGGGCATAGCGTCACACGCGACCCTATGGCGGTGCGACAGAGTGTCGGCTACATGCCCGACAACTTCGGCGTGTACGACGGCATGAAAGTGTGGGAGTTTCTCGACTTCTTTGCCGTGGCCTATCGCATCGGGAAGACCAAACGCAAGCAAGTGATTGCAGACGTGCTGGAGCTTCTCGATCTGGCTCACAAGCGCGACGATTTCGTCAACGGACTTTCGCGCGGCATGAAGCAGCGGCTCTGCTTGGCCAAAACCTTGGTGCACGATCCCCCCGTGCTGATTCTCGACGAGCCTAGCAGCGGTCTCGATCCCCGCGCTCGCATCGAAGTCAAAGCGCTGCTGAAAGAGTTGCGGCGCATGGGGAAAACGATCCTCATCAGTAGCCATATCCTTTCGGAACTAGCCGACTGCTGCACCAGCATCGGCATCATCGAGCGCGGTCAACTGCTGATGCATGGCCCGATCGAGGATGTTTACCGGCGCATTCGTGGGAACCGTTCGATCGAAGTTCGCTTCACTTCCGGGATGGACGTAGGGCTCAGTGTGATTCGCAGTTTCCCCGCCACACGCAATGTGGTGGCAGATGTGAATCACTGCCTCGTCGAACTCGACACCGATGATGCGGGGGTCAGCCAGTTGCTACAGCAGTTGGTTGCAAACAAATGCGGCATTCGCAACTTCGCCGAGAAAGACCCCTCGCTCGAAGATGTCTTCATGATGGTCACCAAGGGACTCGTCACGTAA
- a CDS encoding XdhC/CoxI family protein gives MRELLQHLALDLAHGRLVVLCRVVETRGSTPQKAGAAMLVYPSGEQRGTLGGGCVEAEVKRRALVLLAENRSEICTFQLDNDYGWDDGLICGGRMRVLVEPVTSPAITAYLQAISLQSSAGLGFTEIIVWDFEKHPLTAEPGTVATSAASIASVEPPAAATFAIDDAGTLIAKTTSFAAPASLIQQRRPLDARPRPYAADGLAYLPHLPRCKLVIVGGGHVGRAVANLAADLDFEIIVIDDREEIISPERFPMAPHRIAGSVHDVLPKLAIDSSTYCLIVTRGHHHDEESLFYLAERGARYVGLIGSRRKIKMIFRDLLSQGISHAALAAVHAPLGIDIGSQTVPEIAVSIAAELVAHRNRGEVPGRPASLLDEITREDASSAPASRETAS, from the coding sequence ATGCGCGAACTTCTCCAGCATCTGGCTCTCGACTTGGCCCACGGTCGACTTGTCGTACTTTGCCGCGTCGTTGAAACACGTGGCAGTACTCCGCAAAAAGCGGGGGCTGCGATGCTGGTCTATCCTAGCGGCGAGCAGCGCGGAACCCTTGGCGGCGGCTGTGTCGAAGCCGAAGTGAAACGTCGCGCCCTGGTGCTACTTGCCGAGAATCGAAGCGAGATCTGCACGTTTCAGCTCGACAACGACTACGGCTGGGACGATGGTTTGATTTGTGGTGGCCGCATGCGGGTGCTGGTCGAACCGGTCACTTCGCCAGCGATCACTGCCTACCTGCAAGCGATCAGCCTGCAGAGTAGTGCTGGGCTAGGTTTCACCGAAATCATCGTCTGGGACTTCGAGAAACATCCTCTCACTGCCGAGCCCGGCACAGTGGCCACTAGTGCGGCATCGATTGCCAGCGTGGAACCTCCGGCAGCTGCCACGTTTGCCATCGACGATGCTGGAACGCTCATCGCGAAAACAACTTCGTTTGCCGCACCAGCCTCACTCATCCAGCAGCGCAGGCCGCTTGATGCTCGGCCTCGTCCGTATGCTGCTGACGGGCTGGCCTACTTGCCCCATCTGCCGCGCTGCAAGCTGGTGATTGTCGGGGGAGGTCACGTCGGTCGTGCCGTGGCGAACTTAGCCGCTGATCTCGATTTCGAAATCATCGTAATCGACGACCGCGAAGAGATCATCTCTCCCGAGCGTTTTCCAATGGCCCCCCATCGTATCGCTGGGAGCGTGCACGATGTGCTGCCGAAATTGGCGATCGACAGCAGCACCTACTGTTTGATCGTGACGCGCGGCCATCATCACGACGAAGAATCGCTCTTCTATCTGGCCGAGCGTGGGGCCCGCTACGTCGGACTGATCGGCAGCCGACGCAAAATCAAAATGATCTTCCGTGATCTCTTGTCGCAAGGGATTTCGCACGCAGCGCTCGCGGCTGTTCATGCGCCCCTCGGAATCGATATCGGTTCGCAAACCGTTCCCGAAATTGCGGTCAGCATTGCGGCGGAACTCGTGGCCCATCGCAACCGTGGCGAAGTGCCGGGACGTCCCGCCAGTTTGCTCGACGAGATCACGCGCGAAGATGCCTCTAGCGCTCCTGCTTCGCGCGAAACAGCTTCGTGA